The sequence below is a genomic window from Ipomoea triloba cultivar NCNSP0323 chromosome 2, ASM357664v1.
CGCAAAGCACATAGTCGAACCCCATCCTATTGGTGTTGTGATCAAGAGCAGCATCTGTATTGAGTTTAAGCATTCATGAAGGTGGTCTGATCCAGTGAGCATGATCCAGAGACCTGTCAGTTATAGTGGTAACAGTGGACCACTCAAACAAGTAATTTTTAGCATAGTGACAAATGAAAGAAGCCGGAAGGATATTATGATTCCAGATCTTTTCATTTCTGGCATTCCATATCTTCCAACAAAcagaaattaaagcacaaataTCATCATCAGATTTTGAGGTGAAAATCTGCTCAAGCCAATCAAGTGTGGAGGTGGAAGTGTGATAGTTGATTCCACCAAGGATGTTCCAGCAGTCCCTTGCAAGAGGGCAACACACAAATAAATGGAAAGAAAACTCCTCCTCAGTGTTGCATAGCTGACATACATTCGGCACTTGAATATTTCTTGTTCTCAAACGGTCGTGAGTAGGCAGAGAATTGGAGCACAACTGCCAAAAGAAAGCCTTAATTTTTGGAGGGAGCATAAATTTCCAGGCTTTCGTCCAAAAGGGAACTTGAGTTGACTGATAATTGCCCATGAGAGATTTGTAACAGCTTTTCACAGTATAAACACCTTTCATATCCTCCATCCAAATCATTTTGTCAGGCATTTTCGAGTCCGGGAGAGCCATCCAAATCATTTTGTCAGGCATTTTCGAGTCCGGGAGAGGGATGCTTTTAATGCTGTCAGGCATTTTCGAGTCCGGGAGAGGGATGCTTTTAATGCTAATCAGATCTTCATGGTTGAACAGGGAGTTAAGTAGAGTGTCATTCCACCTGGGTTCTATGGGGTTAATGAGAGCTGAGACATTGATAATATTCCCATGAGAGGAGTTTGGGGATTGTCATTCTTTGGTAGCCACGGGTCACCCCAAACATTGATAGATGCACCATCACCAACTCTCCATCTGCTTTTTCTTTTGATAGTAATTTGTGTTTCAATAATGCTACACCAAATGAAGGAGGGGTTACTTCCAAGTTGTGCATCCAAAAAATTGCTATTCGCATAGTATTTAGCCTTATAGGTTCTAGCAAGGAGGGAGCTAGGTTGATTAATGAGACGCCAGGTTTATTTACCTAGCAAAGCAATATTGAATTCCCGTATCTTCCTGAAACCCATACCTCCATGCTGCTTTGGAACACATAATCTCTCCCAACTCTTCCACCTGATACCTCTCGCTCTTTCCCTTTCACAGCCCCACCAAAAACTATTCATGATCCTTTCAATTTCCTTATAAAGTTCGATAGGTAGACACTCATGGCAAATGTAGAGATGACCTGTAAAACATTCTTTAGGAGTATCTCGCGCCCAGCTCTAGATAAGAACTTATGAGTCCAGCTTTTGATTCTTCCCACCACTTTGTCTTTAATGAATCACAGAATTTCACGTTTATTTCTCCCAATTAGTGATGGTAAGCCAAGGTAGTTCCCATTAAGATTCCCCTCCCTCATACCCATGATGTTGCAGAATGCATGTCTTGAATTCACATCAGTATTTTTGCTAAAGGTGAGGGTAGATTTGGTGAGATTGATTGTTTGACCCGAGGCAGAAGTAAAGGATTCGATGGAGTTTTTAAGTGTGATTGCTTCATGAGCGGTAGCTTGGCAGAATATATAGCAGTCATCAGCGAAGAAACAGATTTGAAATTGACGGGGCACCTCTAGCAATTGCAATACCATGAATAGAACCCTCCCTTTGACATTTCAGAATCATTAGATGGAAAATTTCCAGAATTAGAATAAAGAGGTATGGTGACATGGGGTCACCTTGTCTTAACCCTCTCCCTGGACTAACAGATCCGATAGCTCTACCCTCAAGAAGGAGTGTATAAGATACTGAAGAGATCATTTCGCGAACCAAACTGACAATGTGATTAGAGAAACCAAGTTTTGAGATAACCATTAGAAGGAAGTCCCAGTTTACCCTGTCAAAGGCTTTACTCATGTCCATTTTGATTCCAACATAACCCATCCTTTCCCTGAGTTTTCCTTTTAAGATAATGGTTGAGTTCGAAAGCTAGCATGATGTTGTCAGAATCCATTGGGCTTAGGTTCATAGAATGATTGAAGTCGAAGTCAGAAGTGGATATGTGGTAGGCGGTAAATTTTGACCTTAAcaatgaatataaggtacatttttaatatattaaaaatattttatttgtgtattaaatatatattatttaataatgtataaaataatatatttttaatatttaaataatatacttttagtatattaaaaataattttttaatttataatactGTGTGGACTATGAgtaatacattatttgtgtaatgaatttacattatttgataatatacaaaataatgtacttcaatacttaaataatgtactttacatacacaaataatgtgtttttaatatatgaaaatGCATTTATTTTATGATTCACACGGGTGGACTATGATCCATATAATAATGAGTAGTGTTAGGCCTAGGGGACTAAGGAAAGCTGTAGGCTGGGCCTAAGAAGGTTGGGGGAGTTCAAATTAGGCGGTGGAAAGTTTAGGTGTTGGAGTGTAAAGGTTGAGGATAAGAGGTGCAAAGTGCAAAGAGCTAAAAAATTTGGGGGTCTAGACAAGAGAGACTTGTAGTTTGGGGTTAAAGTATAGAGAAGAAATTTTGGGGCCAACAGGTGAAGATTTAGGGAGTTTGGGGTGCAAATGGCAAGGAGGTAAAGAATTTAGAGTCCAAAAGGAAGAAACATAAAATCTAGAGTCTCAAAGTACAAAAGTGAggaaagggggggggggggacctAGGCCTCGTCTGACTAAGCAAGTACCCTATCGACTAGACATGTAGCGCCCTACGTTTGTGTACGATTGGCAATTGTAGGTGCATGCGGGCAGTTGCTGATCACTATGGGTCACATATTGGGAGggccacaactatgccgcttgatcacaaggcctttggcaccTCTTATGATTCTTAGTCAAACAAAAGAGAGCAAACCATTTTCTTCTAATCCCTTGTCGAATTTTTCTTTGGTTAATTATAAGAGATCTAACCGTCTAAACCATTGAACAAtggcattgaatggtcattttAAGTGGGACTCACAACTAATTTGGAATCAACGTGAATTTAAACTATTCTATGTGAAGAGATGGGTTTTGCATATTTATAcattcaaaatggataatgagtgAGTGAAAATTAATTCCTTAAGTATACCTATAAAGTTGAAAAGATGGAGATTGAAAAAGTCTTGAAGAGAATTTTTTGGTCCACATTGAAGAAGTATGTGGATTTAGACTAATATCagtatatttttacattttaaaggTTGTGAAATATATTGCTAGATGGCTCTTTCTTGCAAGTCACTCACATAGTTAATCGGGTTTCTAGATGGACTCAATTTACTCTTCATGAATCGGATAATGAGTTCATATGAAgctgaaaattttgaattataaaaaaagaGGAAAGTTACATTTTTGGTTATCTAGTTATACCCATGGTTACAGATTTCGTCACTGAATTATATGTATGAGCATTTTTAACCCCTAAATTATGCATGGAGGGGCAACTTTAGTTCTTGAAAGAAGAAATCAACCACTTTATTAAGTGATAAATTTGTGGTAGAAATAACGCTGAAAAATTAAAATCGTCACTTCATGTATAACTTAAGAGTTAAAATAGttacatatataaatcaatgactaagggtgcgtttggttcgcacatgggaatcggaatgggtatcaaatacttggtaatggtaatgggttttggtgaaagtatttaacatgtttggtaattgggtggaatgagaatgattattaatagttgaagaagaaaggaggaagggagatgaaacccttatttaatggggtattccaaacccatagtagcattaacaaaacctatcaaccaaacacaaacaatcaatTTCATATTCATTCCTTGTggctaaacccaccaaccaaacacaccctaagtttgtATCACTAATATAACTAAAGGACgaaatatacaatttaaaaaaataaataaataaaaaatttctattTTGGAGCCATTACCCAATCACCCACCATTCCAGCACTTATTCATTCAGCCCTCTTCTGGACTCTCCCACGTGCCAACCAATACCAATcgtcaaaaatatattttattaattaaaaattaacatgacaataatttttttaaaaagaatttaataaataaataaaaagaaagaaacgaAATTCATTTCCATCAACAGAGATCGCTGATTTGCTGATCTCCTTAAATTTCGAGGGTATAAATTTTCAAATCCACAGAGCTTCTAGGGTTTCTCTATTTCCGCATCTGCAAAATCCACAATAATGAAACAAAAGGTACGATGATCATTACTTTCTGCTTCCTAATGTTCATTTATTTCAGTTTGATTAGCTTCTCTTAAATTAAATTCCAACTGGTTTTGATAGATTCGATACAGTATTGGAGAATACTGATTTCTAACtactctattaaaaaaaaagagttatcaGTTTTAGCGGATTTCAAGATTATGATCAATTAATCCTATGCCGGAATTTCAGTTGCTACTTATTGATCTTGATCTGATTTTGATATTGAATTTCTGAGCTTTCTTCATCTGAGCTGAAAGTTTTGTAATTGTTGTAGTGATGGAATTGGAGAGGGAATGTTCAGCTCTTGAATCTGCGCAGGATAACGAAGCAATAAGCAATATAAATGCTGAAAAGTTGGATACTAATTCGGCTGAACAACAAGTGTCAAATAATGGATGTGGCGTGGCTGAGCAAAAGCAAATGAATGGGAAGGGAAATGAAGCTGTGGAGGAGGCTGGGGATATGCCTCCAGTTGTGGATGTCAATTCTACACCTATACTTTTGAGTACGAAAGGAAAGGGTTTGAGGAAATGGAGGAGGATCAAAAGAGAACCATGGATGGATGGGGATACTAACGTAGACACTAGCAAGATGTTGAAGAGGGGTTTGCCACATTCAGGTAATAATCCAGCGAAACCTGGGAATTTTTCTGCTGGAGTAATGCAGAAAAGTGAGGGATCTAATTCATCTACAGCTGCCTTTGTGAGGAGTCCTGGTCAGCTGCTTGATTGCTTTGGTGGAATTGGTGATACAGGGGCAGTTAATGGACCTGCTTTCATGGCTGGGACGGACTCGGAGAACAGTGAGGGTCAGAGCAGTAGGTCTTCAACTGCAGCTAGTGCCCCAAAAATGCGGTACACCAAACCTGTGGTTGAACATGGACGTGATAAGAGTTGGGTGAGTTTGAGCGGAAATAGTTCAGTTAATTCAGTTCAGCTTGGCCAAAAGGGAAAGAATAAGATGGAATCCAGTAAGAAACCTAGAGGAGAAAGGGACAAAATTGAGATAGAAAACTCTCATTCCAGCATGGAATCCGACTCAAGAAGCTCCAACTTTGTCTTTAGGGGCACTGATTTTGTGGCCAATAATGGGACAAAAGAAGGAAGATCAATGAATTATGATGGAGAGAATAGTGATGAAGCTGAGGACAGTGTACGAAAAGATAGCAGCTACTTCCAGGCTAGTTATAGTAGGGAAAGTAATGGAGGTTTTGGAGATTTCTTGCAGGAGGGTCTAGCTGCAGAAGCGTCTTGGGAGGCAAAAAATGAGAAAAGTGAGAATCATGGCACATCAACAGATTTTGATCCTCTGGCTGAGTCTATCTTCACACTCCAGACTGCTCAGGAAGCACTTGAAAAAGGTGAGGTTTCCATCACATTATtgattttatgcaataattatgTAGTTATTACCAGCATTGGCGATACATAGGGCATTCtttctgtttttgtttgttCAATCAAGTGGTATGTTTATCTAATTGCTGTGTGCCAACTGGTATGGTATTAGATTTATTCATAAAGAGGAATTCTTTTTGGTAGTTGTTTGTGTTTACAACTTGGAGTCAGGACCGGTTGGATATTGATAGAAGTGAACTTGATAAATGGGTTTATTCTCAAGTATTAAGACTGAAAGAGTTTCAAATAGAAACTCTACTGTGAACATAAAGTCTACCTAATCCTTACATCTTGTGGAGCTGCCTGTTTTTGCGTAGTGCCATTTATTTACGCATCTGTTTCTTAGCCTTATGTTTAGAACATTTTAGGCTTGCAgttataaacataaaatattgTTTTGGTGCTTTGATGGCTTGCTGAATCTATTTGCTAGATTTCTACAGATTAATTCACATAATTCCATATCTATATTTATTGAAGCTTGCTGTGATGTCACAAATGTTTGCTTTGGGTTGTAAATTTAGATGTTTCTACTGACGTATGAGAAAGTGAACCATGAATTCGTGATATAAAATTTGACACAAATGGAGCAACAGTTTAAATTCTCTCTGTCCTTGCAAATTGCAACATGATTATGGTTTCTGATCAAAGTGATGGTTTTCTGCATGTTATTCAGTTCTGTTTAGTTATAAGAACTTGATCTCTTTGCAGAGGTTGAAAAATTTAAAGCACTGGGAATGGATGATGTTCTCTTTGATGATCCACTTGGGAATGGCAGTAGACCGTCGGAGTTCACTTCAGATGATCTaaatgaccatggaccaagcaCATCTGATCAGTGGCAATCTGGTGATAGTGTGCACTGTTCTTTTGACTCCCAGATATCTGAAGTGATTAGCTTGAAACAGATTGTGAAACTTTCTGAAAGCAAGCTTGTAGAGGCAAGAACCATGCTTAAGTTGAAAGAAGCTAAAATCTCTGAGCTCGAAGCCATTATAAGCAACAGCTCAAGGAATGAGGCTGGAAGCATAGAAACTGAGCTTGAGAGCCTTTTTAAGCAGAAACTTGAAGCTGAGGTTGAGTTCTTGGTAATATCAAAGGCAGTCAGAAATCAAAAAACTTCTGCACAAATTAGCCTCTTAGAAGATCAGAAGGCTCTAGCTAAAACCCAAGCAGAAATGGC
It includes:
- the LOC116010736 gene encoding uncharacterized protein LOC116010736, giving the protein MNSFWWGCERERARGIRWKSWERLCVPKQHGGMGFRKIREFNIALLALINPIEPRWNDTLLNSLFNHEDLISIKSIPLPDSKMPDSIKSIPLPDSKMPDKMIWMALPDSKMPDKMIWMEDMKGVYTVKSCYKSLMGNYQSTQVPFWTKAWKFMLPPKIKAFFWQLCSNSLPTHDRLRTRNIQVPNVCQLCNTEEEFSFHLFVCCPLARDCWNILGGINYHTSTSTLDWLEQIFTSKSDDDICALISVCWKIWNARNEKIWNHNILPASFICHYAKNYLFEWSTVTTITDRSLDHAHWIRPPS
- the LOC116010737 gene encoding uncharacterized protein LOC116010737 codes for the protein MGYVGIKMDMSKAFDRVNWDFLLMVISKLGFSNHIVSLVREMISSVSYTLLLEGRAIGSVSPGRGLRQGRVLFMVLQLLEVPRQFQICFFADDCYIFCQATAHEAITLKNSIESFTSASGQTINLTKSTLTFSKNTDVNSRHAFCNIMGMREGNLNGNYLGLPSLIGRNKREIL
- the LOC116010540 gene encoding WPP domain-interacting protein 1-like, giving the protein MELERECSALESAQDNEAISNINAEKLDTNSAEQQVSNNGCGVAEQKQMNGKGNEAVEEAGDMPPVVDVNSTPILLSTKGKGLRKWRRIKREPWMDGDTNVDTSKMLKRGLPHSGNNPAKPGNFSAGVMQKSEGSNSSTAAFVRSPGQLLDCFGGIGDTGAVNGPAFMAGTDSENSEGQSSRSSTAASAPKMRYTKPVVEHGRDKSWVSLSGNSSVNSVQLGQKGKNKMESSKKPRGERDKIEIENSHSSMESDSRSSNFVFRGTDFVANNGTKEGRSMNYDGENSDEAEDSVRKDSSYFQASYSRESNGGFGDFLQEGLAAEASWEAKNEKSENHGTSTDFDPLAESIFTLQTAQEALEKEVEKFKALGMDDVLFDDPLGNGSRPSEFTSDDLNDHGPSTSDQWQSGDSVHCSFDSQISEVISLKQIVKLSESKLVEARTMLKLKEAKISELEAIISNSSRNEAGSIETELESLFKQKLEAEVEFLVISKAVRNQKTSAQISLLEDQKALAKTQAEMANKNGCAPKKAALPNCDDERSQNYSENIIATADDDETVKLPKEVFKYTWCFFLQLVLLVLVVGLFLLQLSPHQAEVIPT